The following proteins are co-located in the Pseudomonas cavernae genome:
- a CDS encoding dipeptidase, producing MRKLLIALVLLAIVGLSVFFSLPPMLDRRMNSVESPPPYPASPAAEQLHKRLFIADLHDDALLWERDLLKRVDYGHSDLPRMLEGRVGLQVFSTVTKTPRGLNYDRNASDSDNITLLIMAQRWPRATWTSLLERALYQSEKLHQAAAASDGRLVLVTNRRELADFISAWQRDPRRLAGVLATEGLHPLEGHLHNVDRLYGAGFRITGLTHFFDNEVGGSAHGLDKGGLTPFGRRVVARLEQKRMLIDLAHASRALIDDVLAIASRPVLVSHTGVEGTCPGPRNLSDQHLQRIAATGGVIGIGYWDTAVCATSVAAIVKAIRYTADKVGVEHVALGSDFNGTIHAPFDATGLAQLTEGLQQAGFSAEQIAAIMGGNVQRLLLANLPDA from the coding sequence ATGCGCAAACTCCTGATTGCCCTCGTGCTCCTGGCCATCGTCGGCCTGAGCGTGTTCTTCAGCCTGCCGCCCATGCTCGACCGGCGGATGAACAGCGTCGAGTCGCCGCCGCCCTACCCGGCCAGCCCGGCCGCCGAGCAGCTGCACAAGCGCCTGTTTATCGCCGACCTGCATGACGACGCCCTGCTCTGGGAGCGCGACCTGCTCAAGCGCGTGGACTACGGCCACTCCGACCTGCCGCGCATGCTCGAAGGGCGGGTCGGCCTGCAGGTGTTCTCCACCGTCACCAAGACCCCGCGCGGCCTGAACTACGACCGCAACGCCAGCGACAGCGACAACATCACCCTGCTGATCATGGCCCAGCGCTGGCCGCGCGCGACCTGGACCAGCCTGCTCGAACGCGCGCTGTACCAGAGCGAGAAGCTGCACCAGGCCGCGGCCGCCAGCGACGGTCGCCTGGTGCTGGTGACCAACCGACGCGAACTGGCCGACTTCATCAGCGCCTGGCAACGGGACCCGCGGCGCCTGGCCGGCGTGCTCGCCACCGAGGGCCTGCACCCGCTGGAAGGCCACCTGCACAATGTCGACCGCCTGTATGGGGCCGGTTTCCGCATCACCGGCCTGACCCACTTCTTCGACAACGAAGTCGGCGGCTCCGCCCATGGCCTGGACAAAGGCGGGCTGACGCCCTTCGGCCGCCGCGTGGTGGCGCGCCTGGAACAGAAACGCATGCTGATCGACCTCGCCCATGCCTCGCGGGCGCTGATCGACGACGTGTTGGCGATCGCCAGCCGCCCCGTATTGGTGTCCCACACCGGCGTCGAGGGCACCTGCCCCGGGCCGCGCAACCTCAGCGACCAGCATCTGCAACGCATCGCCGCCACCGGCGGGGTGATCGGCATCGGCTACTGGGACACCGCGGTGTGCGCCACCTCGGTCGCCGCCATCGTCAAGGCGATCCGCTATACCGCCGATAAGGTCGGCGTCGAGCATGTGGCCCTGGGCTCAGACTTCAACGGCACCATTCATGCGCCCTTCGATGCCACCGGCCTGGCCCAGCTGACCGAGGGCCTGCAGCAGGCCGGCTTCAGCGCCGAGCAGATCGCCGCGATCATGGGCGGCAACGTGCAGCGCCTGCTGCTGGCCAACCTGCCGGACGCCTAA
- a CDS encoding GGDEF domain-containing protein: MKTTPWQEDLQQLRHLHLFHKVASRILGQLLKEFQACTLDSGEILLSPFNRNQHLYLLLSGEFKVYLGSLDNQPVSTLTPGECAGEISFIDNDHPSAYVVATQPSTALRLHRESLLKLFSQSPQLMQNLLELLCKRVRQGNRLIIDSEQHANLDTLTGSFNRRWLEHVFERESTRCAFNGQPLSMLMIDVDHFKPYNDQHGHLAGDYALCLVAHTLRSQLRPKDSLVRYGGEEFVTLLPEIASDEGRSIGERLRQSLELVPNFYSPVGVLPGVTVSIGLAQMRAQDSLQSLIARADSALYQAKQQGRNCLCG; the protein is encoded by the coding sequence ATGAAAACCACCCCTTGGCAGGAAGATCTCCAGCAACTTCGCCATCTGCACCTGTTCCATAAAGTCGCCAGCCGCATCCTCGGGCAGCTGCTCAAGGAGTTTCAGGCCTGCACGCTGGACAGTGGCGAAATCCTGCTTTCCCCCTTCAACCGCAACCAGCATCTGTACCTGCTGCTGTCGGGCGAGTTCAAGGTCTATCTCGGCTCGCTGGACAACCAGCCAGTCAGCACCCTCACGCCCGGCGAGTGCGCCGGCGAAATCAGCTTCATCGACAACGATCACCCATCCGCCTATGTGGTGGCGACCCAGCCATCCACCGCGCTGCGTCTGCATCGGGAATCGCTGCTCAAGCTATTCAGCCAATCGCCACAGCTGATGCAGAACCTGCTCGAGCTGCTCTGCAAACGGGTGCGCCAGGGCAACCGCCTGATTATCGACAGCGAGCAGCATGCCAATCTCGACACCCTCACCGGTTCCTTCAACCGCCGCTGGCTGGAGCACGTGTTCGAGCGGGAAAGCACTCGCTGCGCCTTCAATGGCCAGCCGCTGAGCATGCTGATGATCGATGTCGACCACTTCAAACCCTACAACGACCAGCACGGCCACCTGGCCGGTGACTACGCCCTGTGCCTGGTCGCCCACACGCTGCGCTCGCAACTGCGGCCGAAGGACAGTCTGGTGCGCTATGGCGGCGAGGAGTTCGTCACTCTGCTGCCGGAAATCGCCAGCGACGAAGGCCGCAGCATCGGCGAGCGGCTGCGCCAGAGTCTGGAGCTGGTCCCCAACTTCTATTCGCCGGTCGGGGTCCTGCCTGGCGTCACCGTGTCCATCGGCCTGGCCCAGATGCGCGCGCAGGACAGCCTGCAAAGCCTGATCGCCCGCGCCGACAGCGCCCTCTATCAGGCCAAGCAGCAGGGCCGCAACTGCCTCTGCGGCTAA
- a CDS encoding acyl-CoA synthetase, whose amino-acid sequence MNQTAIPAIASLRDTESIERTPLQDRDMPASTYELLRRSAQRRADATALTFLLQGNAEEVPYRLSYAELFAKITQTANAFHRLGVRPGQAVSFLLPNLPHTHFTLWGGEAAGIVNAINPLLDAEHIAELIHASDSKVLVTLAPFPGTDLWDKVASLRGQLPELNAVITVDLANYLPEPQRSALKAQRGPLPEGVLDFDELIAECPADHLESGREILADDIASYFHTGGTTGTPKLAPHSHRNEVAMAMILAYAINFSERDTTLCGLPLFHVNGVMVTGLAPFFVGAEVLLATPQGYRNTGLIQNFWKLIERYRVSFFSGVPTIYAGLLQVPSEGHDLSSLRYALCGAAPMPVELIRQFEAKTGVKIIEGYGLTEGTCGSCGNPPAGERRPGSIGLRMPYCEVKIAVLDDDGRYRRDAAPNEIGNVCLRGITVFQGYLQTSKNQGIWVDGDWFNTGDLGRMDADGYIWLTGRSKDLIIRGGHNIDPQMIEEALHRHPAVAMAAAVGKPDEKAGELPVVYVQLKPGAQVSEAELIAHAAAHVSEPPAVPKDVWIIDAIPLTAVGKTFKPALRFDAIRRTFEARLQPLDAAIRVEVVTDERHGQVAKIHVPQLTDALRASIQQTLAGFAIKSELVVGD is encoded by the coding sequence ATGAACCAGACTGCCATCCCCGCCATCGCCTCACTGCGCGACACCGAATCGATCGAGCGCACTCCCCTGCAGGATCGCGACATGCCGGCCAGCACCTACGAGCTGCTGCGCCGCAGCGCGCAGCGCCGCGCGGACGCCACGGCGCTGACCTTCCTGCTCCAGGGTAACGCCGAAGAAGTCCCCTACCGCCTGAGCTATGCCGAGCTGTTCGCCAAGATCACCCAGACCGCCAATGCCTTCCACCGCCTCGGCGTGCGTCCGGGCCAGGCGGTGTCCTTCCTGCTGCCGAACCTGCCGCACACCCACTTCACCCTCTGGGGCGGCGAGGCGGCGGGGATAGTCAACGCGATCAACCCGCTGCTGGATGCCGAGCACATCGCCGAACTGATCCACGCCTCCGACTCCAAGGTGCTGGTGACCCTGGCGCCCTTCCCCGGTACCGACCTGTGGGACAAGGTCGCCAGCCTGCGCGGCCAGCTGCCGGAGCTGAACGCGGTGATCACCGTGGACCTGGCCAACTACCTGCCCGAACCGCAGCGCAGCGCGCTCAAGGCCCAGCGCGGGCCGCTGCCGGAAGGGGTGCTGGACTTCGACGAGCTGATCGCCGAATGCCCGGCCGATCACCTGGAAAGTGGCCGCGAGATCCTCGCCGACGACATCGCCAGCTACTTCCACACCGGCGGCACCACCGGCACGCCGAAGCTGGCGCCGCACAGCCACCGCAACGAGGTGGCGATGGCGATGATCCTCGCCTACGCGATCAACTTCAGTGAACGCGACACCACCCTCTGCGGCCTACCGCTGTTCCACGTCAACGGCGTGATGGTCACCGGCCTGGCGCCCTTCTTCGTCGGCGCCGAGGTGCTGTTGGCCACCCCGCAGGGCTACCGCAACACCGGCCTGATCCAGAACTTCTGGAAGCTCATCGAGCGCTACCGAGTCAGCTTCTTCAGCGGCGTGCCGACCATCTATGCCGGCCTGCTGCAGGTGCCCAGCGAGGGCCACGACCTCTCCAGCCTGCGCTATGCCCTGTGCGGTGCGGCGCCGATGCCGGTGGAACTGATCCGCCAGTTCGAAGCCAAGACCGGGGTGAAGATCATCGAAGGCTATGGCCTCACCGAAGGCACCTGCGGCAGCTGCGGCAACCCGCCAGCCGGCGAACGCCGCCCCGGCTCGATCGGCCTGCGCATGCCCTACTGCGAGGTGAAGATCGCCGTGCTCGACGACGATGGCCGCTACCGGCGCGATGCCGCGCCGAACGAGATCGGCAACGTCTGCCTGCGCGGCATCACGGTGTTCCAGGGCTACCTGCAAACCAGCAAGAACCAGGGCATCTGGGTCGACGGCGACTGGTTCAACACCGGCGACCTCGGGCGCATGGACGCCGATGGCTACATCTGGCTGACCGGGCGCAGCAAGGACCTGATCATCCGTGGCGGCCACAACATCGACCCGCAGATGATCGAGGAAGCCCTGCACCGGCATCCGGCGGTGGCCATGGCCGCGGCGGTCGGCAAGCCCGACGAGAAGGCCGGCGAACTGCCGGTGGTCTATGTGCAGCTCAAGCCGGGCGCGCAGGTCAGCGAGGCGGAACTGATCGCCCATGCCGCCGCGCACGTCAGCGAGCCGCCGGCGGTGCCCAAGGACGTGTGGATCATCGACGCCATCCCGCTCACCGCGGTGGGCAAGACCTTCAAGCCGGCGCTGCGCTTCGATGCCATTCGCCGCACCTTCGAGGCACGCCTGCAGCCGCTCGATGCGGCGATCCGCGTCGAAGTGGTGACCGATGAGCGTCATGGCCAAGTGGCGAAAATCCATGTACCGCAGCTGACCGACGCCCTGCGCGCCAGCATCCAGCAGACGCTCGCCGGCTTCGCCATCAAGTCGGAACTGGTCGTGGGCGACTGA
- a CDS encoding alpha/beta hydrolase gives MRDTLILQPTLAVDACVIWLHGLGADRYDFLPVAEALQQRLLSTRFVLPQAPTRAVTINGGYAMPSWYDILAMSPARAIDSEQLEASAQQVIQLIEAERDGGIDPARIFLAGFSQGGAVVLHTAFLRWQGPLGGVLALSTYAPTFGAELSFADNKKQLPVYCLHGTFDDVVQPAMGRAAYDCLIAQGVPASWREYPMAHEVLPEEVRDIGTWLAARLG, from the coding sequence ATGCGCGATACCCTGATACTTCAGCCCACACTTGCAGTCGACGCCTGCGTCATCTGGCTGCACGGTCTGGGCGCCGACCGCTACGACTTCCTGCCGGTCGCCGAGGCGCTGCAGCAGCGCCTGCTCAGCACCCGTTTCGTCCTGCCGCAGGCGCCGACCCGCGCCGTCACCATCAACGGCGGCTACGCCATGCCCAGCTGGTACGACATCCTCGCCATGAGCCCGGCGCGGGCGATCGATAGCGAGCAACTGGAAGCCTCGGCCCAGCAGGTCATCCAGCTGATCGAGGCCGAGCGCGACGGCGGCATCGACCCGGCGCGCATCTTCCTCGCCGGCTTCTCCCAGGGCGGGGCGGTGGTGCTGCACACCGCCTTCCTGCGCTGGCAGGGGCCGCTGGGCGGCGTGCTGGCGCTGTCCACCTACGCGCCGACCTTCGGCGCCGAGCTGTCATTTGCCGATAACAAAAAACAACTTCCGGTTTATTGTTTGCATGGCACATTCGACGACGTGGTGCAGCCCGCCATGGGCCGCGCCGCGTATGACTGCCTGATCGCTCAGGGCGTCCCGGCGAGCTGGCGGGAATACCCCATGGCCCACGAAGTGCTGCCCGAAGAAGTGCGCGACATCGGCACCTGGCTGGCGGCGCGACTGGGTTGA